In a single window of the Candidatus Methylomirabilota bacterium genome:
- the bioF gene encoding 8-amino-7-oxononanoate synthase: MIASEGVAMSAVRNGVSLKNTCIRSLQRELDDLKTAGLYRWLRRIDGPHGPQIHVDGRSAVHFSGSDYLGLAAHPRVKQAACEATLRYGCGVAAARLISGNHDLYPQLEGRVARFKQAEAALLYSTGYQANLGVISSLTDLQDIVFSDALNHASIVDGCRLSRARLKIFPHNDLIVLERLLKRAQSARRRLIVVDGLYSMDGDMAPLNAIVDLAERYDCLTMVDDSHGIGVLGENGRGTAEATGVSGRIDIETGSLAKALGGFGAYVVGSRTVIDYLINRSRPFIFTCAMPPAVLATVLEALAIVEGEPERRQRLWENARYMRAGLCDIGFDVDPGGTQIIPLIVGGADRTMHFCDELLNRGVFAQGIRYPSVRRGTERIRLTVTASHSRTDLDTALTALAEAGRALQLI; the protein is encoded by the coding sequence ATGATCGCATCTGAGGGTGTGGCGATGTCTGCTGTTCGCAACGGTGTCTCTCTCAAGAATACGTGTATTCGGTCGCTTCAGCGCGAGTTGGACGACCTGAAGACCGCGGGCCTGTACCGATGGCTTCGTCGGATCGATGGTCCGCATGGCCCACAGATTCATGTCGATGGGCGATCAGCGGTGCACTTCTCGGGAAGCGACTACCTCGGCCTGGCCGCTCATCCGCGAGTGAAACAGGCCGCCTGTGAGGCGACGCTTCGGTACGGCTGCGGCGTCGCCGCGGCCAGACTGATCTCAGGCAACCATGATCTCTATCCTCAACTGGAAGGGCGGGTCGCCCGCTTCAAACAGGCCGAGGCCGCCCTCCTCTACAGTACGGGGTATCAGGCAAACCTGGGCGTCATCTCCTCGCTGACCGATTTACAGGACATCGTATTCAGCGACGCGCTGAATCATGCCAGTATCGTCGACGGCTGTCGGCTGTCGCGCGCCAGGCTCAAGATCTTCCCGCACAACGACCTCATCGTCCTTGAACGGCTGCTGAAACGGGCGCAGTCCGCGAGACGTCGACTGATCGTGGTTGATGGGCTCTATAGTATGGATGGGGATATGGCGCCGCTCAACGCGATCGTCGATCTCGCGGAACGCTACGACTGCCTGACCATGGTAGACGACTCGCACGGCATCGGGGTTCTCGGTGAGAACGGGCGAGGGACGGCTGAGGCGACGGGCGTGTCGGGCCGAATCGACATCGAGACCGGAAGCCTCGCCAAGGCGCTGGGCGGCTTTGGCGCCTATGTCGTCGGCAGCCGCACCGTCATCGACTACCTGATCAATCGATCCAGACCCTTTATCTTCACCTGCGCGATGCCGCCCGCTGTGCTGGCCACGGTGCTTGAGGCGCTCGCCATCGTCGAAGGCGAGCCGGAGCGAAGGCAGCGGCTGTGGGAAAATGCCCGGTACATGAGGGCGGGTCTGTGCGACATCGGATTTGACGTCGACCCGGGGGGGACTCAGATCATCCCGCTGATCGTGGGAGGGGCCGATCGAACCATGCATTTCTGCGACGAGTTGTTGAACCGCGGTGTTTTTGCCCAGGGGATCCGCTATCCTTCGGTCCGGCGAGGAACGGAACGGATCCGGCTCACCGTCACCGCCTCGCACAGCCGGACCGACCTGGACACCGCGCTTACGGCCCTGGCTGAGGCCGGGCGGGCGCTCCAACTCATCTAA
- a CDS encoding RNA polymerase subunit sigma: MRDALSLSDQDLVEQIKAGEDAPFEALLERYRDRVYRLVVSFTKNPADAEEVLQDVFLTVFRKIASFEHRSSFSTWLYRITVNTALMKLRSRGPVQESIDEYLPQFTKDGRHARMVVDFTQGPEKLLLRKEREQVLREAIEALPPDYKVVLVLRDLEGLSNEEVAEIVGASVLAIKARLHRARLVLRGRLERYVTASGAQS; this comes from the coding sequence TTGAGGGATGCGTTGAGCCTCTCGGATCAGGACCTCGTCGAGCAGATAAAGGCAGGAGAAGATGCGCCCTTCGAGGCGCTCCTAGAGCGCTATCGGGACAGGGTGTATCGGCTCGTCGTATCGTTCACTAAGAACCCGGCGGATGCCGAGGAGGTCCTCCAGGACGTCTTTCTGACGGTCTTTCGGAAGATCGCCAGCTTTGAGCACCGATCGTCCTTCAGCACCTGGCTCTATCGGATCACCGTCAATACAGCCCTCATGAAGCTCCGGAGCCGAGGGCCTGTCCAAGAATCGATCGACGAGTACCTGCCCCAGTTCACCAAGGACGGACGGCATGCCCGCATGGTTGTGGACTTTACTCAGGGACCGGAGAAACTGCTCCTTCGGAAGGAGCGAGAGCAGGTCCTTCGGGAGGCCATCGAGGCTCTTCCGCCTGACTACAAGGTCGTCCTCGTTCTGCGGGACCTCGAAGGACTCTCGAACGAAGAGGTGGCGGAGATCGTAGGCGCCAGCGTGTTGGCCATCAAGGCCCGCCTGCATCGGGCCCGCCTGGTCCTTCGTGGGAGGCTCGAACGGTACGTAACGGCATCTGGAGCACAATCATGA
- a CDS encoding transcriptional regulator, giving the protein MELTRRQEIMAMLRDREWTLEELARNFVVSKKIIIDDLEHIARSVPRPARLLIHPPTCDACGYRFKDRARFSDPSRCPRCKNEHLLPQRFRIE; this is encoded by the coding sequence ATGGAACTGACGCGGCGGCAGGAGATCATGGCCATGCTGAGGGACCGGGAATGGACGCTGGAGGAGTTGGCCAGGAATTTTGTCGTCTCGAAGAAGATTATTATCGATGACCTTGAGCATATCGCGCGATCAGTGCCGCGACCAGCGCGGCTGCTCATCCATCCGCCGACCTGTGATGCGTGTGGCTATCGCTTCAAGGATCGAGCGCGGTTCAGCGATCCGTCTCGCTGCCCACGGTGTAAGAACGAACATCTTCTCCCTCAGCGCTTTCGAATCGAGTAG
- a CDS encoding zinc ribbon domain-containing protein, whose translation MPSYDFRCVECRKKFSLTMGIKERGTKRLKCPKCGAGKPEAIFTPFFAKTSRKS comes from the coding sequence ATGCCAAGCTACGATTTCAGGTGTGTGGAGTGTCGCAAGAAGTTCTCACTGACCATGGGGATTAAGGAGCGGGGGACTAAGCGATTGAAATGCCCGAAATGCGGCGCCGGAAAACCAGAGGCGATCTTTACCCCCTTTTTTGCAAAAACCTCGCGCAAGAGCTGA
- a CDS encoding translation elongation factor-like protein has translation MSEAKVGYVKDYFAKVGVAAIELTDGRLAVGDTIHIKGHTTELIQRVDSIQLEHQALEHAEPGQLIGIKVRERVRQHDQVFKVTE, from the coding sequence ATGTCAGAGGCAAAAGTGGGTTACGTCAAAGACTATTTCGCGAAGGTGGGGGTGGCGGCAATTGAGCTGACCGACGGCCGATTGGCGGTAGGGGACACCATTCACATCAAGGGCCACACCACTGAACTGATCCAGCGGGTCGACTCGATCCAACTTGAACACCAGGCCCTCGAACACGCAGAGCCCGGTCAGTTGATCGGCATCAAGGTCCGCGAGCGGGTCCGCCAGCACGATCAGGTCTTCAAGGTCACCGAGTAG
- a CDS encoding NADPH-dependent 7-cyano-7-deazaguanine reductase QueF translates to MPTQPPKALETFPNPEPGRDYEIQMTCPEFTCLCPKTGQPDFATLTLTYIPNRLCIELKSLKLYLWSFRHEGHFHEAVTNRIMDDLVKACRPRFMKLVADFYVRGGIHTVITVTHRTTGRRRPGR, encoded by the coding sequence ATGCCCACACAGCCGCCAAAAGCACTTGAGACGTTCCCGAATCCGGAGCCGGGGCGTGATTACGAGATTCAAATGACCTGCCCCGAGTTTACCTGTCTCTGTCCAAAAACCGGCCAGCCGGATTTTGCAACCTTGACCCTCACGTATATTCCCAACCGGTTGTGCATCGAGTTAAAGTCGCTCAAGCTCTACCTCTGGTCGTTCAGACATGAGGGCCACTTTCATGAGGCCGTGACCAATCGAATCATGGACGACCTCGTCAAGGCGTGCCGGCCGCGCTTCATGAAGCTCGTCGCCGACTTCTACGTCCGGGGCGGCATCCATACGGTCATCACGGTCACGCATCGGACGACCGGCCGGCGCCGACCGGGACGATAG
- a CDS encoding alpha-glucan family phosphorylase, giving the protein MKVERSAPPTIAYFSMEVALESPLPTYSGGLGVLAGDMLRSAADLGLSMVGVMLLHRKGYFLQQLDEDGRQSEEPATWPVDRFLHLTDGICRVEVEGRSVTVRAWQYLITGASGTVVPVLLLDTDLPCNDPYDRTLTDHLYGGDQRYRLCQEVILGVGGVRMLRAMGYIRIIRFHMNEGHAALLALELFAERFKHRPQRREDAVDLVKRLCVFTTHTPLPAGHDEFPLELAEHVLSADHWQALQALHCCNGALNMTHVGLHLSDYVNGVTKRHSEVSRAMFPNRAIGSITNGVHSTTWAAPAFRALYDRYTPDWRDDSLFLRYALGIPLDAIQRAHDEAKQALIQEVNRTTHIAFDLHTFTIGFARRATAYKRPDLLFYDIERLRQISVRRGPLQVIFSGKAHPKDEEGKVLIQTIYRRAKELAPEVKVAYLPNYDMDLGLLLTSGTDLWLNTPQPPYEASGTSGMKAAHNGVPSLSVLDGWWLEVPVEGVTGWAIGSRDNGTHFERRDDKDAEELYCKLENTILPLYYNEPLRWAELMRFTIALNASFFNTDRMLHEYVTHAYRDR; this is encoded by the coding sequence ATGAAGGTTGAGAGGTCGGCACCGCCGACGATCGCGTACTTCTCGATGGAGGTCGCACTCGAAAGCCCGCTGCCGACATACAGCGGAGGGCTTGGCGTGTTGGCGGGTGACATGTTGCGCAGCGCCGCCGACCTGGGCCTGTCTATGGTCGGTGTCATGCTGCTGCACCGAAAGGGTTACTTTCTTCAGCAACTCGATGAAGACGGGCGGCAATCTGAGGAGCCGGCCACGTGGCCCGTCGACCGATTCTTACACCTCACGGACGGTATATGCCGGGTAGAGGTTGAAGGACGGTCGGTCACTGTCCGCGCATGGCAATACCTGATCACCGGCGCATCAGGCACCGTCGTTCCGGTGCTGCTGCTGGATACCGATCTCCCCTGCAACGACCCCTATGATCGGACACTGACCGACCACCTGTACGGCGGTGATCAGCGGTATCGCCTGTGTCAGGAGGTCATCCTTGGGGTGGGCGGGGTACGCATGCTGCGGGCGATGGGTTACATCCGCATTATCAGGTTCCATATGAACGAAGGGCATGCCGCGCTCCTTGCGCTGGAGCTGTTTGCCGAGAGGTTCAAACATCGGCCGCAGCGGCGGGAGGATGCCGTCGACCTGGTGAAGCGTCTGTGCGTCTTCACCACCCATACTCCCCTGCCCGCCGGCCACGATGAGTTTCCCCTTGAGCTGGCCGAACATGTCCTGAGCGCGGATCACTGGCAGGCGTTACAGGCGCTTCATTGCTGCAACGGCGCTCTGAACATGACCCATGTGGGACTGCATTTGAGCGATTACGTCAACGGCGTGACCAAGCGGCACAGCGAGGTGTCGCGCGCGATGTTTCCGAACCGCGCCATCGGCTCCATCACGAACGGCGTGCACTCCACGACCTGGGCCGCCCCGGCATTTCGCGCCCTGTATGACCGCTACACCCCGGATTGGCGAGACGACAGCCTCTTCCTGCGGTACGCCCTCGGGATCCCTCTCGACGCCATTCAACGGGCGCATGACGAGGCGAAGCAGGCGCTCATCCAAGAGGTCAATAGAACGACTCATATCGCCTTCGATCTCCATACCTTTACGATCGGCTTCGCGCGGAGAGCAACAGCCTACAAGCGCCCGGATCTCCTGTTTTACGATATCGAACGACTCAGGCAGATATCGGTCCGGCGCGGCCCGTTGCAGGTGATCTTTTCCGGAAAGGCGCATCCGAAGGATGAAGAGGGCAAGGTGTTGATTCAGACAATCTATCGTCGGGCGAAGGAGCTGGCGCCCGAGGTCAAGGTTGCGTACCTGCCCAACTACGATATGGATCTGGGCCTGTTGCTCACCTCCGGGACCGACCTGTGGCTGAACACGCCGCAGCCGCCCTATGAGGCCTCCGGCACCAGCGGGATGAAGGCGGCCCACAACGGCGTACCAAGCCTCAGCGTACTCGACGGTTGGTGGCTTGAGGTCCCCGTAGAAGGGGTCACCGGCTGGGCTATCGGTTCCCGAGATAACGGGACCCATTTCGAGCGGCGGGACGACAAGGACGCCGAAGAGCTGTACTGCAAGCTGGAGAACACCATCCTGCCGCTCTACTACAATGAGCCGCTCCGATGGGCAGAGCTAATGCGGTTTACCATCGCATTAAACGCCTCGTTCTTCAATACGGATCGGATGCTTCACGAGTACGTCACGCACGCCTACCGCGACCGGTAG
- a CDS encoding AcrB/AcrD/AcrF family protein, which produces MSLIEICIKRPVFATMLIVSLVVMGLVSFWDLGLDVFPKVDLPTVTITTRLEGASPEEIESNITKRIEEVVNTLNGIDELRSTTIEGQSQVFVTFVLERNIDEAANDVREKVGTVVSSFPQGTEAPAIEKFDPDSAPIMAIVVSGKRSDREITELADKKIKRQLETVKDIGAVTLVGDRKREIQLVVDPHRLEAYNLSIQQVKSAVERQNVEVPGGNLTWQTHEQGLRTLGRIERAGDFSDLIVADYKGAPVRIRDVGAALDSEEEPRTLSRLDGRNAVSLLIQKQSGTNTVAVVERVKATLQEIQASLPPDVQFQVVRDTSRFIRRSIEEVEEHLMMGGLLASLIVAFFIGRLTRREQAALGGLLAVLSAAFVYGDSGLLRAVVVGSIVVTLALFLLVPRLRPAFIAAISIPASIIATFTIMRIAGFTLNNLTMLGLSLSTGIVIDDAIIVLENIFRHIEEERRPPMEAAMTGAKEIVLAVLATTLSLVVIFLPVAFMGGVVGRFWNSFGLTATFAILVSLLVAFTLTPMLAARMLHPEQTAGGGLHPDRGSKLTGFYARFEHHYDRLLVWCLDHRTIVLLLAGLLLFSTVLIGRQMKPDFVVDDDMSEFEVIVETPPGSSLIRSDEILRQLEADLRAIPEVEHLFTTIGVQGKDRANITDASIYVGLQHLRQRTRSQQAIMQEARQVFKNYPDLRISVQQINLISGGGFKQTPFNLVLRGPDLQQLDSYAQQLIKRLTAIPGFVDVDTGQAQRRPEVQVRIDRQKASDLGIRAEDIAVALRTMVGGEKIGFYREGGEQYDVRLRLKEDYRKDASVISALTVPAAGGALVKLNNIVTLQSGRAPAQIDRYAQERQITVQANLYRTALGEATEQADAAVKAIGLSPGYSTAYLGRGKLMAEAFYNFAIAFVLSITFIYMVLAAQFESFIHPVTIMASMFLSIPFGLVSLLVTGQTLNIYAVMGLFLLMGVVKKNAILQVDFTNVLRARGRPRYEAQLEADRARLRPILMTTLAIIAGMLPVALGKGDGAASRASLATAVVGGQTLCLLITLLVTPVIYSYFDDLRGLGIVSRLYEFRVWAWLRPKPSSALSKVADGKDRV; this is translated from the coding sequence ATGTCACTGATCGAGATCTGCATCAAACGGCCGGTGTTTGCGACGATGTTGATCGTCTCACTCGTCGTTATGGGGCTGGTGTCGTTTTGGGATCTGGGGCTCGATGTCTTCCCGAAGGTCGATCTACCCACCGTCACCATTACCACGAGGCTGGAGGGGGCCAGCCCTGAGGAGATCGAGAGCAACATCACGAAGCGGATCGAGGAGGTCGTGAATACCCTCAATGGGATCGACGAGTTGCGGTCTACCACGATTGAGGGGCAGTCGCAGGTCTTTGTGACGTTTGTCCTGGAGCGCAATATCGATGAGGCGGCCAACGATGTTCGGGAGAAGGTGGGGACGGTCGTCTCATCGTTTCCCCAGGGCACCGAGGCGCCGGCCATCGAGAAGTTTGACCCCGACTCCGCTCCGATCATGGCGATCGTCGTGTCAGGGAAGCGCTCGGATCGGGAGATTACGGAGCTTGCCGACAAAAAGATCAAGCGGCAGCTTGAAACCGTCAAGGATATCGGGGCGGTCACCCTGGTGGGCGACCGCAAGCGAGAGATCCAGCTTGTCGTCGATCCGCACCGTTTGGAGGCGTATAACCTGTCGATCCAACAGGTCAAGAGCGCGGTCGAACGCCAGAACGTCGAGGTTCCCGGCGGCAACCTCACATGGCAGACGCACGAACAGGGGCTCCGGACGCTGGGGCGGATCGAACGAGCCGGAGACTTCAGTGACCTGATTGTCGCCGATTACAAGGGCGCCCCCGTCCGGATTCGAGACGTCGGCGCCGCGCTGGACAGCGAGGAGGAACCGCGTACCCTCTCGCGTCTTGACGGCCGAAACGCCGTCTCCCTGCTGATCCAGAAACAGTCCGGAACCAATACGGTGGCTGTTGTCGAGCGGGTCAAGGCGACGTTGCAGGAGATTCAGGCGAGCCTGCCGCCGGACGTCCAGTTCCAGGTGGTGCGCGACACGTCGCGATTCATCAGGCGCTCGATCGAGGAGGTGGAGGAGCACCTGATGATGGGCGGGCTGCTGGCCAGTCTGATCGTGGCCTTCTTCATCGGCCGACTGACGCGGCGGGAGCAGGCCGCCTTGGGCGGGCTGCTGGCGGTTCTGTCTGCGGCGTTTGTCTACGGCGATTCCGGCCTGTTGCGTGCGGTCGTCGTCGGCTCGATTGTCGTCACCCTGGCCCTCTTTCTCTTGGTCCCGCGGCTTCGGCCCGCTTTCATTGCCGCCATCTCGATCCCCGCCTCGATCATTGCCACCTTTACCATCATGCGAATCGCCGGATTCACCCTGAACAACCTGACGATGCTGGGCCTCTCCCTCTCCACCGGAATCGTGATCGACGACGCCATCATCGTATTGGAGAATATCTTCCGCCATATTGAGGAAGAGCGGCGACCTCCGATGGAGGCGGCGATGACCGGCGCCAAGGAGATTGTCCTGGCGGTGTTGGCGACAACCCTTTCGCTGGTGGTGATCTTTCTGCCGGTCGCCTTCATGGGGGGGGTTGTGGGACGGTTCTGGAACAGTTTTGGGCTGACGGCGACCTTTGCGATCCTGGTGTCGCTGCTGGTGGCGTTTACGCTCACCCCGATGCTGGCGGCTCGCATGTTGCACCCGGAACAGACCGCCGGCGGCGGTCTTCATCCGGATCGTGGATCCAAGTTGACCGGCTTCTACGCGCGGTTCGAGCATCACTACGACCGCCTGCTGGTCTGGTGCCTGGACCACCGGACGATAGTCCTGCTGCTGGCGGGCCTCCTCCTGTTCTCCACCGTCCTGATCGGCAGACAGATGAAGCCGGATTTTGTCGTCGATGACGACATGAGCGAATTCGAGGTCATCGTTGAGACGCCACCCGGTTCCTCACTGATCCGCAGCGACGAGATCCTTCGTCAATTGGAGGCCGATCTCAGAGCGATCCCGGAGGTTGAGCACCTGTTCACCACGATCGGTGTGCAAGGCAAAGATCGGGCCAATATCACGGATGCCTCGATCTATGTGGGGCTGCAACACCTGCGACAGCGGACACGCTCGCAGCAGGCGATCATGCAGGAGGCGCGGCAGGTGTTCAAGAACTACCCGGATCTGAGAATCAGCGTGCAACAGATCAACCTGATTTCGGGGGGCGGTTTCAAGCAGACGCCGTTCAACCTGGTGCTGCGCGGTCCCGACCTGCAACAGCTCGACAGTTACGCCCAACAGCTTATCAAGCGTCTGACGGCGATCCCCGGGTTTGTGGATGTCGATACCGGACAGGCCCAGCGGCGGCCGGAGGTGCAGGTCCGGATCGATCGGCAGAAGGCATCGGATCTTGGGATCAGGGCCGAGGATATCGCGGTTGCGCTCCGGACGATGGTGGGTGGGGAGAAGATCGGATTCTACCGGGAAGGGGGTGAACAGTACGACGTCCGTCTACGGCTGAAAGAGGATTACCGGAAAGATGCCTCCGTCATTTCGGCCTTGACGGTTCCCGCCGCCGGCGGGGCTCTGGTCAAGCTGAACAACATCGTGACGCTGCAGTCCGGGCGGGCGCCGGCCCAGATCGACCGGTATGCGCAGGAGCGACAGATCACCGTTCAGGCGAACCTCTACCGGACGGCGCTGGGGGAGGCGACCGAGCAGGCCGACGCGGCCGTCAAGGCGATCGGGCTGTCGCCCGGCTACTCAACCGCCTATCTCGGCCGCGGTAAGTTGATGGCCGAGGCGTTCTACAATTTCGCCATCGCCTTCGTCCTTTCTATCACGTTTATCTATATGGTCCTTGCCGCTCAGTTCGAGAGTTTTATCCACCCGGTTACGATCATGGCCTCGATGTTCCTGTCGATTCCATTCGGTCTGGTCAGCCTTCTGGTGACAGGCCAGACCCTGAATATTTATGCGGTCATGGGGTTGTTTCTGCTGATGGGGGTGGTCAAGAAAAACGCGATCCTCCAGGTGGATTTTACCAATGTGCTGCGCGCCCGCGGCCGGCCGCGCTACGAGGCGCAACTGGAGGCGGACCGCGCTCGGCTTCGGCCGATTCTGATGACGACCCTTGCCATCATCGCCGGGATGCTGCCGGTCGCCTTGGGCAAAGGCGATGGGGCAGCCTCCCGGGCTTCGCTGGCGACGGCGGTGGTCGGCGGCCAGACCTTATGCCTTCTGATTACGCTGTTGGTGACGCCGGTCATCTACTCGTACTTTGACGATCTTCGTGGACTTGGGATCGTTTCGCGGTTGTATGAGTTTCGTGTGTGGGCATGGCTGCGGCCCAAGCCGTCGTCCGCTTTATCAAAGGTCGCGGACGGCAAAGACAGGGTGTAG
- a CDS encoding UPF0182 family protein, with amino-acid sequence MAQYNGTAGDFKGRQIALLLLLLIVLTIGGQTVPLYVDWLWFQEIKLTKVFVTIITTQLTLAVAFGTTFAVLSYVNLYLASRLTTTDVLLEVEDRFSLPSRLVIEPYFRRLLIPGVLGLGVLSAFQAAGALDRYIRFANAQPFGIADPIFQQDVGFYVFQLPFFSFLYGWLMTSVVLTLLATAVTYILFRGIQLTTRGPVITRLARAHLLILGALLFLIKAVGYRLDTYELLFSPTGVVFGAGYSAINAHLPVLTFLTTLAVFVALLCLAQIFYRGWRLVLIGIGMLVIGSIVGLGLYPGFIQRFRVVPNEIAAESPYITHNILFTRRAYGLDRIDEREFPAAETLTREDLRRNNATIKNIRLWDHRPLLTTYGQTQEIRTYYKFVDVDNDRYQIDGEYRQVMLSARELSHQHLPSRSWINEHLVFTHGYGAVLGPVNRITEEGLPEHLIKDIPPVATGALTITRPEIYFGEVANDYVIVRTQAQELDYPAGEKNVYTTYTGEGGVPLSSLGRKLLFASRFGTLKILLSQDLTPESRIMYHRQVAERVKKAAPFLTFDRDPYLVIAQDGRLFWIVDGYTLSDMFPYSEPIRGLGNYIRNSVKAVVDAYNGSLSFYLADPDDPVIKAYDQAFPDLFQPLDAMPEDLKAHLRYPQGMFSVQARMFSTYHMQDPQVFYNKEDLWSVPVGAEPYYTIMRIPGEPREEFVLLLPFTPNKRDNMIAWLAARSDPPHYGKLTAFNFPKAKLVYGPQQISARIDQDAFISQQIALWSQAGSTVIRGNLLAIPIEQSLLYVQPLYLAAEKGSLPELKRIIAAYGNQIAMEGSLDATLARLFGAAVRGPIEARPPSGAPGLPEVEVPLRTLATRAYDHYTRAQELLRQGNFAGYGEEVKRLESALKELRTRAAK; translated from the coding sequence ATGGCGCAGTATAACGGTACCGCCGGTGATTTCAAGGGGAGGCAGATTGCGCTTCTGCTGCTCCTGCTGATCGTCTTGACGATCGGCGGTCAGACGGTCCCTCTCTATGTCGACTGGCTCTGGTTTCAGGAGATCAAACTCACCAAGGTATTCGTCACGATCATCACGACGCAGTTGACGCTGGCGGTCGCATTCGGTACAACCTTTGCGGTCCTATCGTACGTCAATCTCTACCTGGCCAGTCGATTGACCACCACCGATGTCCTGTTAGAGGTAGAGGATCGATTCAGTCTCCCCAGCCGCCTGGTGATCGAACCGTATTTCCGCCGACTGTTGATCCCCGGCGTCCTCGGGCTCGGTGTCCTGTCGGCATTCCAGGCGGCCGGCGCGTTGGACCGTTACATCCGTTTTGCCAATGCCCAACCCTTCGGCATCGCCGACCCGATCTTTCAACAGGATGTCGGGTTCTATGTCTTTCAGTTGCCCTTCTTCTCCTTCCTGTACGGGTGGCTGATGACCTCGGTCGTCCTGACCCTTCTGGCGACAGCCGTCACCTACATACTATTCCGGGGTATCCAGCTTACAACCCGCGGTCCCGTCATTACCAGGCTGGCACGGGCCCACCTGCTCATCCTCGGCGCCCTGCTGTTTTTGATCAAGGCGGTCGGGTATCGGCTCGATACCTATGAGCTCCTCTTCTCGCCCACCGGCGTGGTATTCGGCGCCGGCTACAGCGCTATCAACGCCCATCTTCCGGTCCTCACCTTTCTGACGACCCTGGCCGTATTTGTCGCCCTTCTCTGCCTGGCCCAGATCTTTTACCGCGGCTGGCGGCTGGTCCTGATCGGGATCGGTATGCTGGTGATCGGCAGCATCGTCGGGCTGGGACTCTATCCCGGTTTCATCCAGCGTTTCCGCGTCGTCCCGAATGAAATCGCGGCCGAGAGCCCCTATATCACCCACAATATCCTGTTTACCCGACGGGCCTATGGCCTGGACCGCATCGATGAACGGGAGTTTCCGGCCGCGGAAACCCTGACCCGGGAGGACCTGCGACGCAACAATGCGACCATCAAAAACATTCGACTCTGGGATCACCGTCCGTTGCTGACGACATACGGCCAGACCCAGGAGATCCGGACCTACTACAAGTTCGTGGACGTCGACAACGATCGCTATCAGATCGACGGGGAGTACCGGCAGGTCATGCTCTCGGCCAGGGAGTTATCACATCAGCATCTGCCAAGCCGGAGTTGGATCAATGAGCACTTGGTCTTTACCCACGGCTATGGAGCTGTCCTCGGCCCCGTAAACAGAATCACCGAGGAAGGGCTTCCGGAGCATCTGATTAAAGATATCCCGCCCGTCGCAACCGGGGCGCTCACAATTACGCGCCCGGAAATCTACTTCGGCGAGGTCGCCAACGACTATGTCATCGTCAGAACGCAGGCCCAGGAGCTGGACTACCCCGCCGGCGAAAAAAACGTGTATACCACCTACACCGGGGAAGGGGGGGTACCGCTTAGCTCCCTCGGACGTAAGCTGCTCTTCGCCTCCCGATTCGGAACGCTCAAGATCCTCCTCTCGCAAGACCTGACGCCCGAGAGCCGGATCATGTACCACCGGCAGGTTGCCGAGCGAGTCAAGAAGGCGGCGCCCTTCTTGACGTTCGATCGGGACCCGTATCTGGTCATCGCTCAGGACGGTCGTCTGTTCTGGATCGTCGACGGCTATACACTTTCAGACATGTTCCCGTACTCCGAACCGATTCGCGGGCTTGGCAACTATATTCGCAACTCGGTCAAGGCGGTGGTGGATGCCTACAACGGAAGTCTCAGCTTCTACCTGGCCGACCCCGACGACCCCGTCATCAAGGCATATGATCAGGCCTTTCCGGATCTGTTTCAGCCCCTCGACGCGATGCCCGAAGACCTCAAGGCTCACCTTCGCTATCCTCAGGGGATGTTCAGCGTCCAGGCAAGGATGTTCAGCACCTACCACATGCAAGATCCGCAGGTCTTTTACAACAAAGAGGATCTCTGGAGCGTTCCTGTCGGCGCGGAACCATACTACACCATCATGCGGATTCCCGGCGAGCCGAGGGAAGAGTTCGTCCTGCTTCTACCGTTTACGCCCAACAAGCGAGACAACATGATCGCCTGGTTGGCGGCCCGCAGCGACCCGCCGCATTACGGTAAGCTGACAGCTTTCAACTTCCCCAAGGCCAAGCTGGTGTATGGACCGCAACAGATCAGCGCCCGCATCGACCAGGATGCGTTTATCTCGCAACAAATCGCACTCTGGAGTCAAGCGGGCTCCACCGTGATCCGGGGCAACCTGTTGGCCATCCCGATCGAGCAGTCGTTACTCTATGTCCAGCCGCTCTACCTCGCGGCCGAGAAGGGGTCGCTGCCGGAGTTGAAGCGGATTATTGCCGCCTACGGTAATCAGATCGCCATGGAAGGGAGTCTTGACGCCACCCTGGCCAGACTTTTCGGCGCCGCAGTAAGGGGACCGATTGAGGCACGGCCGCCGTCCGGTGCCCCCGGATTACCCGAGGTCGAGGTCCCGCTCAGAACGCTGGCGACGCGCGCCTACGACCATTATACGCGGGCGCAGGAGTTGCTTCGGCAGGGGAACTTCGCCGGTTACGGTGAAGAGGTCAAGCGCCTGGAGTCGGCGCTGAAAGAGTTGCGCACCCGCGCCGCCAAGTAG